GGCGGCGCGCCGTTAGGCGCCGGACGCCGGGCAACGAGTAGGCCCGCAATGACGATGAAGACCGCCGTTGCGGCGAGACCGATCCGAAGACAGAGGCGCCGCCGTTCCGCTGGCTCGCGCGCCATGATCGTCCCGAACCCATAGCCCGCGGCCATCACACCGATCCAGGGGACGATGACGTAGAGTACCGAGATCGACGTCGGTCCAACCTTGACCTCGCCACCGAGATACAGGAACTGCCAGAACCATTGAGTGGACTGCGGCATCACGGCGGCGAGCGGCGCGATGAGATTCTGCCCGAGGATCAGCACGAGGCCGACGACGCCGACGACCGATGGCGGGAGCTGCACCAGCGCCGCCATCAGTACCATGCACCAGCCGAGCATCCAGATCACGCCAGCGAGGAGATGAGTAAAGTCGAACGTGAACGTCCAGGCGACGTGAAGTACGGTGAGCTCGAGCGCGACCAGGAGCAGCCCGCGGGTCACCAGAAATTTCGCGAGGGCTTTCGGATCGCCGAGCTTTCGGCCGAGAAAGAAGGCGCCGGTGCCAGCGAGAAACACGAAGGCCGGTGCACAGAAGTGCGTGATCCAGCGCGTAAAGAACACGCCCGGTGTCGGTCCTCCGGCAGGCACGCCCGAATACACGCGCACGTGATCGATCGCCATGAGAATCATCACGACGCCGCGAACGAAGTCCAGCGACGAGATGCGCGACGTAGCGCGATCTGGGCTGTAGGCACCGAAGGATGGCGCGCGAGCAGCGACTGGAGACGCGGTCACGATACGAGGGGTTAGAGGCTGGGGCTCAGGGGCTAGGGCCCTATCCCCTAGGCTCTAGCCCCTAGCCCCTCCCAACATTTCCATCCTGCTAATCGAGCGACAGCCTCCTTCAGCGAACGGCCGTCAGTGTGCAGCGAACGGTTCTCCACCGAGGACGCGAATGCGGCGCGTCACGTGCTCGCGGCGGCGGCGGCTCACCGGAACGCGAGTCCCGTCACGCAACAGGAGCACGGTTTCGCCTGCATCTCCCCTCAGCTCGCGAACACGCTCGATATTCACGATCGCCCCGCGATGCGCTCTGACAAATTGTTCGGGGTCGAGACGTCGCTCGAGGACGGCGAGCGATTGACGCATGAGGTGACGCCGCCCGCGAGCGTGAATTGCCGCGTAGTAGTCGTCGGCCTCGATCCAATCGATCTCCTCCGCCTCGAGCACCAACTCGCCCGCCGACGTTGGTACGACCAGCCGCGTTGGGCAGAGTCCACGCGTTAGGCTCGCGCGTTCGCGCGGCGACAGGAGCGCCGCGAGTCGGTGTGACAGCTCGACGGCCGCCAGCGAGCGCATGCGATCACGCGTGCGCTGCAGCGCCTCGACGAAGCGCGCCTCCTCGATTGGCTTCACGAGATAATCCAGCGCGTGCGACTCGAACGCGCGAACCGCAAAGTGGTCGTACGCCGTTACGAAGATGACGGCCGGTAATGGCGACGGCGTCAGCGCGCGAAGCACGCCGAATGCGTCGAGCTCCGGCATCTGCACGTCGAGGAAGAGAAGGTCGGGCCGAAGCGTACGCGCGAGGTGCACAGTCTCACGGCCGTTGCGCGCCTCACCTACGACGTCGACGTCGTGATGGGGCGCGAGGAGTTGCCGAATGCCGCGCCGAGCGAGCGGCTCGTCGTCGGCGATCAGGGCATGTACGCGGACCTCGTCAAGCATCCGAAGGTCTCCGGAGGGTCAGTCTCACGATGGCAATCGTGCCACCACTTTCGCCCCGGCGCAACTCCAGGCTGGCGGCGCTACCGAACAGCGTCTCGAGCCGAGCACGCACGTTCGCGAGACCAACGCCAGCATCCTTCTGCTCCTCGCGATATCCCGGCCCGTCGTCCCGTACGCTCAACACGAGCTGCCCTCCGTCGGCGACCGCGCCAACTTCGATCGTACCTGCCTCGCTCCGTTTCGCGATTCCATGACGAACTGCATTCTCGACGAGCGGCTGGAGAATGAACTCCGGGACGAGGGCGTCGTCCAATGACGAATCGACCGACCACCGCAACTGCAGTCGATCGGAGAAGCGAACCTGCTCGATCGCGAGATATCGCTCGACGAAGCGCAGCTCTTCACTCAACGGCACCTCTTGCCGCTTCTCGCCCTGGAGAACCTGACGCAACACGGCGCCTAACAGCTCGAGCATGCGCGAGGCGTCGCGAGTCCGCTGATCGCGAACCAGTACCGCGAGTGCATTGAGGCTATTGAACAGGAAGTGCGGGTTCAGCTGCATGCGCAGCGCCCCCAGACGTGCCTCGGCGAGCTGCGCCGACAGCCGTGCCTGCTGAGCCTCTCGCTCACGCGCCTCGGCGAAATAAGTAAACGCGTACACGCAGCCGAGGAACGCGAAGTACATCACCACCGACCAGGGGACGCTGGTCATGATCCAACTCAGGTAATCCCTACCGAAATGGCCCTGCCACGGATAGGTGCGCAGCAGCCAGCCGCACGCAATGCCGAGCGTCGCCCAGCCGATGCAGAGGAGGAGCGCGCCAACCACATGGACGACGACGACGCGCCCAATCCGATCGCGTCTGAGAGGCACGCGACGCGCGAGCTGAATGACAATCGGCGTGAGGGCGGCGAGGAACAGCCACTCACTGCTCGAAAAGATGACATTCGGCCAGGGGACGCGTCGCTGTCCGGCAAGCCGCGACTGCACATAGGCGTCGAGCGCGCTCAACGTGGCCGGAACGAGTCCAGCCAACGCGATGAGAAGCCATCGCGGTGGCGAGCGTCGCAGCATTGGCAGGGAGGCCGTCGTCACGCGAAGAGTCTAAGGCGCCGACGGGCTCCGAGCGAGAGCGAGTTAGCTGACTACTCGGGTAGTTGGCGGCTGGTTGTTGGTGATTGGCGGCTGGTTGGTGTTTTCTGTTGCATAACCAGTTTCCAAGGGCCAGTCACCAATGACCGATCACCAGTTGCGTAGCGCGATCAAGGGATCGATTCGCGCGGCGCGACGCGCCGGGAAGTACGAGGCCGCGAGCGCAACGAACAACAGTGTGCCGATGACAGACGCATAGATGAACGGGTCGACCACACTCACCTCGAACAACATTGTCTCGAGCGAACGTGCCGCGAGGACCGCCGCGACGACGCCGATCACAATCCCGATACCGGCCGTACGCAAACCCTCACCGACGATCATGACGGTGATGCGACGCTCGATGGCGCCGAGCGCCGTACGGATTCCGAGCTCGCGCGTTCGTTGTCCCACGGAGTGGGAGATCACACCATAAATCCCGACAGCGCCGAGGACCAAGCCGAGCAACGCGAAGCCGATGAGCAATCGTGTGACGACGCGACTCGTCTCCGTCGATGCCGCGAACACGTCGCCGAGGAGCCGCACCTCGGCGACAGGAACGGTTTGATCGAACGAATGAACCGCGGCGCGGATCGGCGCGACCAGCGTGAGCGGATCCACGTTGCCGCGCACGACAAAATGCATGAAGCGCAGATCTTGTTGCGCGTTAGGCCGGTACGCTTCCTCGACCGGCGGCACGTTAGGCGCAGCGGAGCGGACGTCGCCGACGATGCCAACAATCGTCGCCCATTGCTTCTGCGTTCCGTTGCCCAACCGCATGCGCTCGCCGATCGGATCGCGGTCGGGCCAGTAATGCTTTGCCATCGACGCGCTGATGACGATTACCGACGGGGCGTACGGCCCGTCCGTCGTCGCGAAAAGGCGGCCGCGCACGAGCGGAATGCCCATCGCTGCGAAGTAGTCCGCCACGACGGATCGCCAGATGATCGACGGATGCGACGCCGTTGCCGGGATCGGTCGCGACTCGATATCGAGACTACCGCGCCAGTTGAAGCCGGTGAGTGGAAGATGCTGAGCGGCGCCAACGCTGCGTACGCCTGGAATCGCCGCGATACGGCGCGTGATTTCGTTGAAGTAGGCAGTTCCGCGCTCCGGCGAGTCGATTTGCCCGCTGGTCGGCTGAATGAGGAACGTGACTACATTGCGCGGGTCGAAGCCGATGTCGACGCGATTGAGTCGCCAGAGCGTCTCGGTCATCAGTCCGGCGCCGACGACCAGCACGACCGCAAGGGCGACCTCGGCCACGACGAGCGCGTCGCGCATGAATGAGTGACCGCGGCTGCTCGATTCCGACGCGCCGGCGCGCAGCGCGCCGTCGGGGTCGACGCGCGAGGCAAGAATCGCCGGACCAATGCCGAAGAGGAGCCCCGCGCCGATCGTGATCCCGCTACAGACGGCCAGCACGCTCCAGTCCAGTCTCACCGCCGAGAGCATCGGCAGCGACGCCGGCAAGATTCCTTTCAGCAGATGCAGACCGAGAACACCCGCAAGCATCCCGAGGAGTCCGCCAGCGACGGCAATCGTTAGGCTCTGGACGAGCAGCTGCCTGGCGATCTGGCGCGGCGAGGCGCCGAGCGCGCGTCGGACCGCGAGCTCGCGACGCCGCCCGGACGTATGCGCCAACATCAGGTTGCCGACATTCGCGACAGCAATCAGTACGAGCAGGCCCACGGCACCGAGCAGCACGAAGAGCGAGCGACGTACGTCGCCGACGAGACTCGCGTGGAGGCTCGTCACCGTAGCGCCGCGAGCATAGTCGTCGGCGTAGCCAAACGCCTCACGCATGCGAGGTGTCAGCGCCGCCAGCTCGGTCGTCGCACTCGCGAACGAAGCGTCTTTCGCGAGCCGGCCGACAGCGACCGACAAGGCACCGGTGTGGAACGGCGAGCTCGGGTCGATCTGCAGCGGAAGCCAGGCGTCGACTCCCGCCTGGAGAGCTTCGAAGCCAGGTGGCATGACGCCGATGATACGCGTGGGATGAGCGTCCATGTCGACAACGCGGCCGAGCACCGCGGCGTCGGCACCGAACTGTGTCGTCCACAGGTCGTAGCTGAGGATGGCGACATCCCACGACCCACGTTCGGATTCGTCAGGCGCGAAGGTGCGGCCGAGCAGTGGCCGCACGCCTAACGCGGTGAAGAAGTTGACGGATGTGCGCGCGGCGTGGAGTTGGCGCGGCTCCCCGGCGCCCGTCATCGCGATTCCCCACCCCAGGCTCAACGCGGCGACGGACTCGAACGAGCGCGACTCACGTTGCATGAACAGGAGCTCGGCGTTCGAGATCGCGCGCGTCGGCCAGATGGCGGCGAGGCGCGCGGGCTCGCGGAAGGGCAAGGGCCGCAGCAGGACACCACGGACGACGCTGAACATCGCCGTATTGGCGCCGATGCCAAGCGCAAAGGTCAGTAGCGCGACGACCGTGAAGACGGGTTGACGACGCGCTTGTCGGAGCGCGAACACGAGATCATGATTCAGCACGCGCACAGGCGTCTCCGGGAGCGATCACGGAGGGTAGACAGCTTGATCTGGAAAAGCGTTGGCTGGAGAGGCCTTGGGAGACTAGGGATGAGGCGCGTGGTGCTCCGTCCCCTGGAACGCCATGAATTCATGGATGGCGCGTCGCGCCTCGGCGTCATTCGTGCGAATGAACAGCTCCGCACCCCGCGGCAGGTCCCGTGCTTGGTACGTGATCACGTTCCGCTTCTCGGCCATCACCTTGGCACCCGGGACGTCGCGCATGTGAACGGTCGCGGGCGTCGAGAAGTCGCCAGCCTTGAATGCGCGAGCGATCTCGCGCAGATGTGAGCGGATGCGCGAGACGCCGACTGAATCGGACACGTCACGCTGGAGCTCGATGCGGCCGCCATCGGGAAGCGCATCGAAGTGATGCGTCGAGGTGTACTGATCGACGCCCATTGCTATCTTGCCGCGGGCCTGCATTGCGGCGAACGCGCTATCGTGGGCAGCAGAGCGGGGCTGCTGCTGTGCGGGCAGGCGAGAGCTCGTGGCACACAGCACCATCGCGATGATCAATGAGCGTTTCATAACATCGTCTCCCTGGTGGGCGCAACCGACAGATGCATTATGATAGCGTTCCCCACACCACTGGCGATGGAACCATGGTTCCAGGCTCGGAGGGACAGCTGATTACCGTCGAGCAGCTTCGCTCGATGCCTGCACTCCGGGAGCTGCCCGATGCCACCCTCGCGCGCATCGCGAGCGGCGGCCAGGAGCGCCGTTATGCCAAAGAGGCAACCTTATACCGTGCCGGAGATGCCGCCGATGGCTTGTATCTCGTCATCTCCGGTCGGGTGCACGTCACCCGGGAGCGCGACAACAGCTCGGCGTTCCTCCACAGCGAAAGCGCCGGCGGCATCCTTGGAGAGATTCCGGTCTTCGGCGGCGGTCCCTTCCCCGCCAGCGCGCGAGCCGCGACCGCGACTCGATGCGTCTATCTGCCGTTACACGTTGTCGAACGGTTGTTGCGCAACGATTCAGACTTTGCTCGATTCGCGCTACGGCGACTGGCGATCCGGGCGCGTTCTCTCTTGGGGCGCATCGACGACCTCACGGCGACGACGGTCACTGCCCGTGTCGCGGGCCATCTCCTTGCGCAGGCGGCTTCGTTAGGCGCGGACGTCACGCTCGGGATGTCGCAGGAAGAGCTCGCGCGCGAGCTGGGCACCGCGCGCGAGGTCATCGTCCGTGCCCTGCGTTCACTCGTCGCCGCCGGCGCGATCGTTCGCAGCGGCCGCGCGCGCTTCACCGTGAAGCAGCCCGCGGTCCTCCGCTCGATCGCGTCGGCGTGAGCGACGACTAGCGCTTGTCGTACTGCAACGCGAGACGCAGCTGCTCGATCGCCTTGTCCACGGCGACGACGGCGTCGGCGCGATGGCCACCGAAATCGTGTGGCGCCTTCTGCAGCTCCACCTTCGCTGCCTGGAGCTCCTTGATCGCCGAGCGAATTCGTGGATGCTCTTCGACTCTTTCGCTTCGCGCGTTGCCCTGCACGCGTGCCGGCGCTTGCGCGTTGGCGCGGTGAGCGGGAACGAGGGCGAATAATGCAACCGCGACCATGCTCACGAAGAAACGTGACATAACCTCCTCCATGACGAGGGTGAGAGTGGAAGCACAACGTGTGTGCTCCGCATGAATCACCCTGCGTCATTCGTGATCGTCACGCGCCGGCTCGCTCAGCCGTTTCCCGGAAGGCGCAGCGGCCGCGTTCTCGTGCGCGATTCCCAATGTTCCTCGGCGATCTCGCGCTCGATCTGGTTGATCCGGTCGACGATGGCCTTGGGCGGTGGCGCAGCGGACGCGTGGACCTTGCCTAACGCGATGAAGCTCTCGAGCATGGTCTTGTAGGCGTAGGGCGAGTAGCCAGCCGCAACCGCGAGCTTGGCGCCTTTGTAGTCGCAGAGATTCTCCAGCGTTTCGCCGTAGCTCGCGCCGAACTCGCCCCAGTTCCACTGCTTGGGGTCGCTGACGTCGCGATGCTGGGTTCGCACGAGGCTGTCGATGCGTCGCGTGACCTGACCGTCGTCGATGTGCTCGATCTCGTGCGCGATGACTGCGGCCGCTTCGTCTTCGGTGCTCATGTACGCGAGAATACCGCCCCAGATGACGATATGGCCGCCGGGTAGCGCGAAGCCGCTCTTGATTCCCGGATGCGGATCGAAATGAATGCGCCACGGGAGCTGGCGGCGCGCATGCTTGCCGAGCGAATCCGCAATGCGCTGCAGATACGCTTCGATGCGGTCCGTCTCCATTGTCGGCTGGACTCCGCGGTCGTGATCGAATTGCTTGACGAGCGCGGCGCCGAGGTTGATCTCCTGAGAATCCGTTGGCGAGAGCGCACGGCGATCGGGCACAGCGTTAGGCACAACGCTGCGCGTCGCAGCGACCGCGCACAGAAGAGTTCCAAGCAGCAGTTGGAGCCTCATCTCAGCTCTCGTTCAGGGCAACGATTGGCGGAACGCGCATCGCGCGCCGGGCTGGAACGTACATCGCCAGCACCGCGACCGAGAGTAACAACGAGCCGACGCCGCCAAGTGTAAAGGGATCGTGGGGCGTCACGCCATACAGCTGTTGCTGCAGCACCGTCGTCGTCACGAGGGACAACGCAATGCCGACGACCAGGCCGGCAACGATGGGAGCGAGGCCGCGCTGCATGACGAAGCGCCAGATCAATCCGGGTGTCGCGCCGAGCGCCATGCGCACTCCGATCTCGTGCACATGCTGATTGACGAAGTACGACACGACGCCGTAGATGCCGACCATCGCCAGCGCGAGCGCGATGCCGCCAAGGAGCGAGAGCAGTACCGTGTTCATGCGCGCCGTCGCGAGCGACGCACGAAGGAACTGATCCATCGACGTCGCTTCGGTGAGCGGCAGCGATGGGTCGACACGGCCAACCGCGCGGCCGAGCGGCCGCGCCAATGCTTCGGCTGCTCCCTTCGCCGATGGACCGCGAACGACGACGACCATCGAACGCTGGATGACTGGCCAGAGGACGTCGGGCGTCTGGGTGAGCGGGATGTAGAACTCCGGCGCCGGCGATTGATTGAGCCCGGCGTCGTGCAGATTCGCGACGACGCCGACGACTTCGCGATACTTGGGATCCTTCTTCGAGGCGACCGCACTGATGCGACGCCCGATCGCGTCGCGCGGGTCGATCGAAGGCCAGAGCAGACGGGCGAGCGCTTCATTGATGACCATGATGCCCGGCGTCGACGAATTGTCGGTCGTCGCCATGTCGCGGCCGACTATGATCGGGATGCGCATCGTGGAGAAGTAGCCGCTGCTCGCCAGCCGCAAATTCGCCGTCGGCGATTTGTCGTTCTCGGCCTGACCCTCGCTGGCGACAGACGACGCCATCGACGAACCCGAGAGCGGCACGACCGACACCGTCGCCGCCGACTGCACGCCCGGGACGCGCGCGGCTTCGTCACGGATCTCGGTGTACGCGCGGACGACGTCCGCACCGCTCGGATAGCGGGCGGCTGGTAATATCAGTCTCGCCGTCAGCACACCATGTGGATCGAATCCTGGATCGACGTGCTGCATGAGCCAGGCGCTGCGAATGAGCAGACCGGAGCCAACGAGCAGCGTGATCGCTAGCGCGATCTCGGCGCCGACGAGCACGGGTCGTAACCGATCGCGGGCGACGGAGCTGCGCCCGCCTTCGCGCAGCGTTTGCTGCAATTGCCCTCGCGCCGCGCGGAACGCGGGAAAGAGACCAAAGACGATCGCGCTCACGACGCCGACGGCCAGCGTGAATGCGAAGACACGCCAGTCGATGCGCGCCTGCTCGAGCCGCGGGATGTCCTCGGGGCTGACACCGAGAATGACGCGCAGCAGACCGACCGCAACGCCCAGGCCGAGGAAAGCACCAGTGAGGGAAAGGACGAGGCTCTCGGTGAGGAGCTGCCTCACGAGTCGCGCCTGTCCAGCACCCAACGCGGCGCGGATCGCAAGCTCGCGCGCGCGTACGGTCGCGCGCGCGAGTAGCAAGTTTGCAACGTTCACGCATGCGATGAGCAGTACGAAGCCCACCGCGCCGAGCAGCACCAACAAGAGCGAGCGATAATTGCCGACGAGATCATCGCGATAGCTATGGATGTCGGCGCCATAGTCCGTGATGGGGGACGAGCGCTCAGGGATCCGCTCGGCGGTGGCGCGCTCGGCGAGTGTCGTTGCCGCGCGCGCCTGGGCAATCGTCACGCCGGGACGGAGCCGCGCAAAGACCTTGAGATAATGCTCACCATACTTCGTCGCGTCGTCGCGTGTGAAGGCAGTCGGCGTCCAGATGTCTTCACTGCCACGGGTGACATCGAAGCTCGGCGGCATGACGCCGATAATCGTGTGCGGCGTTCCGTCCATCTCGACGACGCGATCGAGCGCGCCGCGATCGCCATTGAAGTGGCTCATCCACAGCCGATAGCTGATCACCGCGACATTCGAGCGGCCAGGCGAATCTTCCTCCGGCGTGAAGGTGCGACCGAGCAACGGCCGCGCTCCGAACACGCCGAAGTAGTCGGCACTTACGCGACCGCCGGTGATCATCTCGGGGACGTCGCCGAGCCGCAGCGTGATGCCGGCTTGGAGAACCGCGGCGGCGACGTGATCGAACGCGCGGACGTCGCGATACGCGAGAAACTCGGGCACCGACGGATCAGAGAGGCCGCTCGACCGCGTTGGGTAGACGCGGACAATTCGGTCGGCGTCCGGGAATGGGAGCGGCCGCAGCGCCACGGCGTCGAGCGCGCTGAAGACAGCTGCCGTCGCGCCGATGCCTAACGCCAGCGTGAGCACGGCAACGGCCGTGAATCCGGGTTTGCGAGAGAGCTGCCGGATCGCGAAGCTGACGTCCTGGCGCAGTTCGTGACGCAATTCGGCGCGACTCGCCTTGCGATCGCGCTCCTCACCATAGCGGCGGCACTCCGCATTGATGGACGCACTGTCGCCGAATCGGCGCTCGGCCTCGAGACGGGCATTGGTGCGGGTCATTCCGAGCTCCATCAACTCACGAGTGGTCATCTCGAGGTGAAAAGCGAGCTCGCTTTCCACCTCGTCCTGCACCGACGCGCGCCGGAGACGCGGCCACTGTCGACGCGGAGTCACGCGGGCAGCAGCAGGGGTGCGACCGCGGCGACGAAGCTGGCGAACTCCTTCGTCTCGTCGCGCAGCTGGCGTCGGCCTTTGTCGGTGATGTGATAGAACTTGGCTTTGCGTCCGAGCTCGGACGTGCCCCAATCGGCTTCGATCCAGCCATCGCGCTCCATGCGATAGAGCGCGGGATACAGTGAGCCTTCCTCGACGATCAGCGTGTCGCGCGTCTGCTCACTCAGCCAGCGCACGATTGCGTAGCCGTGGCGCGGCCCGAACGTGAGTGTTTTGAGAACCAGGGCGTCGAGCGTTCCGTGGAGACGATCTTTGGTGGCAGGCATCGGCACGTTGTCCCAAGCAGTCTAGGTATTGTTCAACGAGCGATACCTAGATGTCAAGGGCACGCCGGCTCATCTATGGCTAGGTTTGCGGCATCCGCCAGCCAATTGCCTCGTTGGGCTCAAGGGCGCCAGGTCGTGAACCCAGCCGCGGGCTCCCGCTTGCGTGGCGCGGGCTGCTCGGCCGGCTCGCCGACGTTCACGATCGCGACGATCCGCTCCGTCTCGCCGACGCCGACCGCCGCGCGCGATGCGGCGTCGATCATGACGCCGCCCGTCTTGATGTGGGTGCCCAGCCCAAGCGCAACCGCCGCGAGCGCGAGGTTTTCGATCGCCATCATTGCCGCGGCGTAGTCCTCCTCGCGGGTCTCCGGATTCTCGTTCACGACGACGGAGACGGCGATCATGCACGGCAAGTCGCGGTGCTCGCCGGCGATCGTTTCGCGCAGGGTACGAGCGGCCCCTTGATCCGGGAGCTTCCGCGCCTTCCGTTCGCCGAGCGCGAGTCCGTATGCATAACGAGATTCGGGGCCGAGGACGTAAAAGCGCCACGGCCGGGTGAGGCGATGATTCGGAGCCAGTATCGCGGCGTCGAGGAGTGTCTCGATCTCCTCTCGTGTAATCGCACGGCCGGTGAATCTCTTGATGGAACGGCGGTGTTCGATGATCTCAGGAATTGCCATGCATGGAAACTATCGGGCTGACGCTATGGCAGCGCCCACGTGCCGCGAAGGCGATCGTACGCGCTCCGTGGCAACTGCACGAGAATGGGAAGGGCGTCGGGATCGAGCCACGCCAGCATCTCTCGCATGACGTCGGACCGAAACGCCGTGCAGCCAACCGTGCTGCCGTCTGGCCCGGGCCAGATGTGGAGAAAGATGCACGAGCCACCACCGACCTCGCGGCCATTCGCGTTATGCTCGACCACGACGCCCAGACTGTAGAGCGAGTCGCGGCGATGCATGTCTTCGGCGCTGTGCCAGTCGATCGCCGAGCCGCGCGCAGCGAGCAGCATCTGATTGTAGTGCACGGAGGCCGCATCGTCGACGCACTTGTACGCATCGGTGGCCTGGGTGTACGGCAACTTGATCCACGACACCGAATCTTTCGGCACATAGCCGAACGCAGACGTCAACCGAAAGACGCCAGCCGGTGAACGCTGATCCCCTTCGTGTTTGATCGGTCCCGGCTCTCCCGGACTGCCCACGCCATGCATGCCGTCGCCCCAACCGAGTCCAGCTGAGCCCACGACGACGGGCACCTCCGGCCCAACCTGCCGCCAACTCGAGCGGACGCCGTCGCGAACGTAGCGGCGCATGACGCCGGGAACGGAAGTCCAGTCGTCGGTGACGACGACGATCATCTGCAGCGAACGGCTTGTCGGACCCGCCTCGTGGGACGAAATCGGTGACGGGGCCGTCGCAATGCGCGGCGATTGACAAGCAGCGATGGCGATCGTGGAGATCGCTAAGATGACAAAGCGGAAACTCGGCATGATCAATCTGTAATGTGGCCAACCGGCATAGGCCAGTCACGCGATCGAAGAAGCGCGACGCGGCCGACGCAAGACGCACCGGCCGCGATTTCCGAGAGTGAGAAATCTCTAACGGACGCGATCAGGGATTGAAGTTCGGATTCGCGCTCGTCTCTTGCGGTGGAATCGGTGTGCAGAGGTTGCTGCCGAACGTCGGCGGATTCTTGCCGGGGAAGTAAG
This portion of the Gemmatimonadaceae bacterium genome encodes:
- a CDS encoding heparan-alpha-glucosaminide N-acetyltransferase domain-containing protein, with protein sequence MTASPVAARAPSFGAYSPDRATSRISSLDFVRGVVMILMAIDHVRVYSGVPAGGPTPGVFFTRWITHFCAPAFVFLAGTGAFFLGRKLGDPKALAKFLVTRGLLLVALELTVLHVAWTFTFDFTHLLAGVIWMLGWCMVLMAALVQLPPSVVGVVGLVLILGQNLIAPLAAVMPQSTQWFWQFLYLGGEVKVGPTSISVLYVIVPWIGVMAAGYGFGTIMAREPAERRRLCLRIGLAATAVFIVIAGLLVARRPAPNGAPPALLRLLNQQKYPASQLFLMMTLGPTIALIPLAERARGWFASVVTTFGRVPMFYYMLHIPLIHATSLVAWLIRDGKVGAARFDSAPYVSIPPTERWSLALLYLVFVIVVALLYVPCRWHARRKAERPAAWMRYV
- a CDS encoding response regulator codes for the protein MLDEVRVHALIADDEPLARRGIRQLLAPHHDVDVVGEARNGRETVHLARTLRPDLLFLDVQMPELDAFGVLRALTPSPLPAVIFVTAYDHFAVRAFESHALDYLVKPIEEARFVEALQRTRDRMRSLAAVELSHRLAALLSPRERASLTRGLCPTRLVVPTSAGELVLEAEEIDWIEADDYYAAIHARGRRHLMRQSLAVLERRLDPEQFVRAHRGAIVNIERVRELRGDAGETVLLLRDGTRVPVSRRRREHVTRRIRVLGGEPFAAH
- a CDS encoding histidine kinase — translated: MTTASLPMLRRSPPRWLLIALAGLVPATLSALDAYVQSRLAGQRRVPWPNVIFSSSEWLFLAALTPIVIQLARRVPLRRDRIGRVVVVHVVGALLLCIGWATLGIACGWLLRTYPWQGHFGRDYLSWIMTSVPWSVVMYFAFLGCVYAFTYFAEAREREAQQARLSAQLAEARLGALRMQLNPHFLFNSLNALAVLVRDQRTRDASRMLELLGAVLRQVLQGEKRQEVPLSEELRFVERYLAIEQVRFSDRLQLRWSVDSSLDDALVPEFILQPLVENAVRHGIAKRSEAGTIEVGAVADGGQLVLSVRDDGPGYREEQKDAGVGLANVRARLETLFGSAASLELRRGESGGTIAIVRLTLRRPSDA
- a CDS encoding ABC transporter permease; this translates as MRVLNHDLVFALRQARRQPVFTVVALLTFALGIGANTAMFSVVRGVLLRPLPFREPARLAAIWPTRAISNAELLFMQRESRSFESVAALSLGWGIAMTGAGEPRQLHAARTSVNFFTALGVRPLLGRTFAPDESERGSWDVAILSYDLWTTQFGADAAVLGRVVDMDAHPTRIIGVMPPGFEALQAGVDAWLPLQIDPSSPFHTGALSVAVGRLAKDASFASATTELAALTPRMREAFGYADDYARGATVTSLHASLVGDVRRSLFVLLGAVGLLVLIAVANVGNLMLAHTSGRRRELAVRRALGASPRQIARQLLVQSLTIAVAGGLLGMLAGVLGLHLLKGILPASLPMLSAVRLDWSVLAVCSGITIGAGLLFGIGPAILASRVDPDGALRAGASESSSRGHSFMRDALVVAEVALAVVLVVGAGLMTETLWRLNRVDIGFDPRNVVTFLIQPTSGQIDSPERGTAYFNEITRRIAAIPGVRSVGAAQHLPLTGFNWRGSLDIESRPIPATASHPSIIWRSVVADYFAAMGIPLVRGRLFATTDGPYAPSVIVISASMAKHYWPDRDPIGERMRLGNGTQKQWATIVGIVGDVRSAAPNVPPVEEAYRPNAQQDLRFMHFVVRGNVDPLTLVAPIRAAVHSFDQTVPVAEVRLLGDVFAASTETSRVVTRLLIGFALLGLVLGAVGIYGVISHSVGQRTRELGIRTALGAIERRITVMIVGEGLRTAGIGIVIGVVAAVLAARSLETMLFEVSVVDPFIYASVIGTLLFVALAASYFPARRAARIDPLIALRNW
- a CDS encoding Crp/Fnr family transcriptional regulator produces the protein MVPGSEGQLITVEQLRSMPALRELPDATLARIASGGQERRYAKEATLYRAGDAADGLYLVISGRVHVTRERDNSSAFLHSESAGGILGEIPVFGGGPFPASARAATATRCVYLPLHVVERLLRNDSDFARFALRRLAIRARSLLGRIDDLTATTVTARVAGHLLAQAASLGADVTLGMSQEELARELGTAREVIVRALRSLVAAGAIVRSGRARFTVKQPAVLRSIASA
- a CDS encoding M48 family metallopeptidase, with the translated sequence MRLQLLLGTLLCAVAATRSVVPNAVPDRRALSPTDSQEINLGAALVKQFDHDRGVQPTMETDRIEAYLQRIADSLGKHARRQLPWRIHFDPHPGIKSGFALPGGHIVIWGGILAYMSTEDEAAAVIAHEIEHIDDGQVTRRIDSLVRTQHRDVSDPKQWNWGEFGASYGETLENLCDYKGAKLAVAAGYSPYAYKTMLESFIALGKVHASAAPPPKAIVDRINQIEREIAEEHWESRTRTRPLRLPGNG